In the genome of Equus caballus isolate H_3958 breed thoroughbred chromosome 3, TB-T2T, whole genome shotgun sequence, the window ttaactttataTTTAGGACTTCCTAGAAATCATCCTGAAAGCTACCATTCATATATGTGGAATAACTTTTTTAAGCATATTGATATAGATCCTAATAATGCTCATATCCTTGATGGGAATGCTGCAGATTTACAAGCAGAATGtgatgcatttgaaaagaaaataaaggaagctgGAGGAATTGATCTTTTTGTTGGAGGTATGTAAAACATTTTGTCATTAATCATTTGTTAATATTTGAATTAaatgctttaaataaaaaaaacaaatcttatcAGTATGTAAAGAACACCCATGACTATCTGTAATACCAATTTATTGAGCTACTGATTTATACTTTActatattttcatcaaaatataaTCTTAAGGTTGCAAGTTGGAATTGTTTAAATTATGTTTTGAGAAACAGGTCCAAATCCCTGCTAAACTCTTCTAATTGCCTCTTTAGAATTGACAGTTTAGCATATCTTAGAAAAAGAGTGatgtatttcttttcctaaatgaTATTCTTATCCTTTTACTGTTTCTTTAAAACTCTAACCCAGCCTTCTTACCCAATTACAGGGTTAACTCTCTCAGAGTTTGCATGTGGAACAGGTGGATTTTAGCATTTCCGTACTGAACAGTTAAATTGCTTAATTGTATAAGACTTTATTTATCATCAGCCTTTAGTTAATATGAATTAAGTTGTATAATTGTCTTAATAAGCTCCAAAGTGTATAAGTATTTGACTAAATTACACgtgaaatttataatatatatacatatatatgtgtgtacataatCTACCATTTAAAATAGGAGGAAGAGTTTCTTCCTTTATAATGACAACATGGTTTTCTGACATCAGTATGAAGCATCCAAAACAGCTAATTAATTACCATCAGAATAGTATAATATCAACTAAACTGAAGCCAAAATTTGTATTTGCCAGATTCTTTAGTATTCAACTAAACATACTAAAGCTCTAAATTAAGTTTTCTGGATAtatcttataattaatttcttagAAGACTGCTCAAAATTACATGAATTTCAATCTTCAGTATTGCTGTACTGAGGTTAATTTATGGTAGAGGTGGCCAGGTATGGTTGAGGTAGTTGGTTGCCCCTGGGAAAAATTGGGTTTTAGAGTCAGAGATAAATTTGCATCCTGTTTTGGCCACTTACTATCTATATGACCCTGGGAAATTCATTCAAGTTcagtataatttataaaataggtTTAATATTAATCATTCcaaaatttgtgaaaattaattgcATTACAACCTGTATAAAATGCCTTGTACAGTGGGTGGTATGTAGTTCGTACTCCATTAAGTGTTACTTCAGTCTTCTCCTTATTTCTGAACTGTAGATGCTGAAATAATTGTTCCTTAGATCCttgaaatttctgcttttttaacTGAATTACCTCTAAGGGTATCCAGTGAGACTGAAATTTTCTCTTTGAGGAAATTTCTATCTCTCCCTGGCAGAATCAGTATCAATTACTTTGTTGTGTAGATGGGATGGTTTTTATCTGAACAAGAATACAAGTTAGgctattttgctttttaagataGAAAGTTatctatgttttaaataaaatttgctaaTATTACTTCAGTATTCCTGGAAAACATTTGCACTCCATTTTTGTCCATATCACTCAATTCTGAGATAATTACCATTTGCGCCTGCCAAAATCAAGGCAAAGGGCAATAGATATTTGAGAACATTTAAAGAGTGTACTACCCATGCATTCTTTAAACTTTCTAAACTTTATACCAAAATCAAGTAGAATTacagtcatgtatcacttaacgacagggacatgttctgagaaatgtattgttAGACCATTTTGTCATTatgagaacatcatagagtgtgcttataTAAACCTacatggtgtagcctactacacacctaggctatatggtaccaatcttatggacACTGTCATATATATGGTCTGTTGTcaactgaaacgtcattatgtggcacatgactgtactataATATAATATACCTAAACTATTTATCTTAGTTAtatcaagaaatattttcattcatttactggTATACAGAAAGGCATGGTAGTTATTAGAGGTTTGTTATTAAAAATGGCTGCATGAAAAATGCCTTTTTTACCTCTTCATTTGAGGACTTTTTTTTCCGGTTAATTTATTGACCTAACATAAGGAGCCATGTGACAAATCCCTTGGGGACTCAATGCCAGCAAGTAGAATTCagttgggggggcggggggtacTGATAAGAACTCTTTAACTCCATTTTGTCGTTTTTCCTGCTTTCCAGAAAGCATTTATAGCTTAATGTAGTGTTTAAGGCTGAATCTCCCTTATCAAAGATTTCTAGTAGAACTTTCTTCTTTCGCCATAGCGTTAAGTCACTTCTCATTACTTTTTACCTGAAGTTTTTTGGTACATTTCCTCACTATAAGCCACCTTAGTTCTCCCTTTGAAATAGATGGAgcataaattataattatttatgtttATCACTGACTCTCACTACTAAAAAGAACTTGGTGTTTTACAAATTTTTGTCTTGAGCTTTCTGTAGTTCTCCGTCCACAAAAAATTTAAGAgactttccttgcctcttccattAACATCTTCACTGTAGTCATGTGATGATCCAGGGTCTGACATTTTATGTTATCCAAAGGACATAATTCCTCTGTGTATAGGGAGAGAAAGGTTAGCTTATTGCCTTTTCCTTGAACTGTTTCCTTGTGGGGATATCCTGTTATTGGATGTGTACTCATGAAAGAATCTCACTGATTCTTTGCCTTTGTTGATCTCGGTTTGTTATCATTGGATTTTCAAGATGAGGCTTGGTATCTGGGTCTTACCACTTACCCTTCTTTTGTTCCAGGGTTTGGTTAATAAAAACACTAAGAACTGAGCCAAATGGGATCAAAATATCAGCTTTATTAAAGGTAAAGTTGGATTAGAGATTGCAGGTTGGGCTTGAGGCCAGAATGGGGTTTCCTATTTCTCCCCTCTGAATTGGAAATAGTAGGACAAGAAGAGCTCAAGAATATTAATCCACGATTGCTCACTCCTGGGAAATGGAGCAGGAGTTCCCTTCCCTCggtagaaaagagaaaggaggatatATATATACTCTTAAACATTCTCAGTCTTCCTCTGATGGTAAAAGTGTTGAGAGAAGGAGTAAGGTGTATCATGCAATTCGTGACTCACCCCAGTTACACAAGCATGGAGTTTTGTAAGTAGACTCCAAAGGCGTTATTAACTTTACAATTATCTTaagataatttgtttttcaaaagtaaaagtaAGGCAATGGGGAAAACTTTAACCCACTCTTTTGGTTACATGACTAGATTCTTTGGTTTGCAAGTAACAGTAATCTACTAATGGGACCAAAGTGAATTACTTGCAGTGATTCTGGGGTAACTCACAGAATTGATAGAAGAGTTGAAACAACCAAgtcttcagaagaaaaagaatcgGGGAGCCTCAGATCTCCAAAGCAAGAACTCATCGACCCTCTCCTGCATGCTAACCATCAAATGTCTCTGCTCTAgatgccttctttctttctgtatccCTGGTCAAGTTTGAGAATTTCTGGAGAGAAATTCTGATTGTTTCAGCTTGGGACAAGTACTTATCCCTAGACCACAATTATTCTCCCTAAAAGAGAGATAAGGTGTTATGATTGTTCTAGTGCCTGTTGTGGGGGAGCAGAGTAGGgtaggggaaggaagaagaaactaTACTGAGCATACCTAAGATTAGCAGTTATCCATGCCTTTATTCAGCCGTTATTTATTGAGGGCCTCCTATATATCGTGTTATTCTAAATGGTAAGGATGTGGTAGTGAAGAAGACAAAGTTCTTACTCTCATGAAGTTTGCATTCTACCCCACAGAACTATAGGAACACAGGAAAGATATATAATCCAGACTCTGAGGTTTTAGAGATGTTTCATAAAGATGCTGATATCTTAGTTTAGACTTAAAGATTGAATAAGAATTAGCCATGATTTTTagatttcataattatttttaagaaagttttaTAAAGCTTTGTAAAACAtgctgaacattttttaaaataaattttatatgagGAAGCTCAATATTTGATAGATATTCATGGTCAGTAGGAGAATGTATTGATCCCTCTCCATCATGAACAATTGCTGATAATTTTGGCTTTGCTGTACACTTTTAGACGACCCAAATCAAAAGAGCCACTAGTGTTGATGTTTGCGGACTTACTATTTTTTCTGGaacttttattttcctggttCCATCCTTTCCTCTTTATACATacatagagaaatataaatatttggtCAGATGTGTACTTCAGAGAAACATAACAGTTTTACAAATATAGAAAGAAATGCATAtctataatttaaaacttatagtTCCAAGCAGAAACATACTTAATAGTGGAAACAATCCATACATATTAACCACATGTAGGTCTGGCTTTATGTCTCTGCATTAAAAATTCCTAGATTGTTGTGCTTTGGTAGTTTATATCTGCTGCTgaaggttttcatttctttcttccttcaaaatcagGTTACTCTGTTACATTTTACTTTGTTGTAGCCTGGGAACAATTTGTTAGGATTGTATGTTGAGTCAGTAAAATACACTTATCTATCATTAAAGTAAATGTGCAGGATATAAATGTAACAGATATCTTGCCTCAGCGAACTTGTGGGTTTATTTTTTGATTGAAGTTGCCAGAAATCTGACTAGCTGGTaaggtatatgtatataaaacttgATTTATTTATGCCATGGAAAGATTCTTGATTTTATGAAGATTTACCTCCAATTTCCTTCAAGTATGGAATGTCATATTCTGATCTATATTTTAAAGGCAATCCTAGAATATTAGAGCTGGCAGGAGGGCTCCTTAAAACAGTGTTTTCAAATTGTGGTTGTCACCCATTATTAGGTCATAAAATCAGTATAGTCAGTCACCTCTAGCAGTTcccttctgtttgttttgttaatgaaATGGAATGTAATCAAAAGTAGTTTGTATGGCTACTAGTAAGGGTAAGTATTGTGTCATGcaattcttgtttttattatatttgtgtgtatgtgtgtactaGATTGCAGTCTCAAATGTATTTCTTACAGTAGGTTACAGTCAAAAAGGTTTGAAGAAAACTACTGCCTTAGATACTATTCTTGTCCAatctagacatttttttttaaagattttattttttcctttttctccccaaagccccccggtacatagttgtgtattcttcgttgtgggttcttctagttgtggcatgtgggacgctgcctcagcgtggtctgacgagcagtgccatgtccgcgcccaggactcgaaccaacgaaacactgggccgcctgcagcggagcgcgcgaactcaacaactcagccacggggccagcccctagacatttttttttaaatggaagaatttttttttaaattcttccattaagcatttttgttttttagattggcacctgagctaacatctgttgccaatctttttttttcttctcctccccaaggccccccagtacagagttgtgtattctagttgtaggttcttctggttctgctttgtgggacgccgcctcagcatggcttgatgagtgcccaggatccaaaccggcaaagccctgggccactgaagtggagcgtgcaaacttaaccacttggccacggggctggccccaatctaaacatttttataagtAAGGATACTATACTATAGGGAGGTCCAGTAGTTAAATGAGCCATCTAAACTAGAACCAAGGAAGTTAAAGTGTTAATATAAAGACCACTGAGTTAGGAATCAGAAGATTTAGATTTGAGTCTTGTCTCCATGTTTACTAAACTGTTACCTCAAACAATATGTGACAAAACAAATCACATGTTATCCCTGAGCATTAGAGTTTTCTTTTGAGCTTAAAAACAGGTGGGGGAGATGAAAGAAATAGATATGCCTAATCTGACTATCTCACAAGATTGTTAAATAGATCTGTTGTTGAGATGatgtatgtgaaaatgctttataaactgtaaagtgttATTCTAATATAAGGTGATACTTAATTCTACTGCTATTAGAATCATGCAAGTTCATTGCTAAGCttatggaaaaaattgaaatacttgtTGAATCAAATACaggaacaaatattttaatgcagCATTAGAAACTCAGCTATCAAATAAAACAAGGTAAGTGTGTTTATGACTATTTCTTTGCACTTAAAAACATGTTGAACTTTGAGAAACCTTACTTATGTGAGCAACCTTATTTAtttcatgtgtatatgtgtgtgtatgtatatttcttttgaaaGGAATCGGTCCAGATGGTCATATCGCTTTCAATGAGCCAGGATCCAGTTTAGTATCAAGGACAAGATTAAAGACACTAGCAATGGACACCATTTTGGCAAATGCTAAATATTTTGATGGAGATTTATCAAAGGTGCCAACTATGGCTCTAACAGTTGGTGTGGGAACAGTGATGGATGCTAGAGAAGTAAGAATTAAATGTTCTTTGATGTTTTCCCTTTGATGTCTATAGATTTTGGAGGAATTATGGCACCAAATAAGTGATATTTTGGTTGCATCCTGTTTTCAATATAAATTGTCTAGCTTTCAGTAAGTTCTGTCAGTCTCACTGCCATGTTTAGAACTCAACTAAATTAAGTCTTTTGGAGCTGTAAAGGAAGAATTAGCCACCACCCCTTTTAGGGTACTACTTCTCTTGCCTGTTCCTGCTTCACAATTTGAGGTCCTAAAATCATACTGATCATATGGTCTGTTTTTAAGTGTAATAGTCTTATGAAAGGACTATTGGGACAAAGATGCAGTGCTAGCTAACACTAAACTGCTTTTGGAGACTCAGGATAATCTAATATGCTTCTTGACTGTAGGAGGATAGCCCAGTTGGTTTCCAGCAGAAAAAGAAGCCAACTAGGGCTGGATCTAGTGTAACTGATATATTTAAGAAGGCAAGACCTCTGAACAGTAGACCCtgcctcatttttaaatttttaattgggCTGTGATTTCCTTTCCTGAGAATAACAGAACAAATTATAGTCAGCTTATGATTATAAGTGGTTAAATTATATGGAAACCCAAAACTCCATTCCTTTTTGGCATCAGGATGGGAGAGGTTCAGAGGAAGGAGTACAGACAAGGTATGAGGAATAAGTAATTGATTTTAACATAAATACCTCTAACTTGAACATACAAATAGAACTGTCATTCAAAATGtagtttttcttctaaaagtcaTTGGTATATTAAAAAAGACCTTTCAAGGACTGAAATTTCATAGtaagttgaaaaaaatatttcagagcaATCTTATTTCTAAACTGACGTGTGCCATTCTTAGCTGCTGCTTCTCCATGTCTAATCAGTCACCAAATCCTGACCATTTCACGGATAACTTAGAGATAAATAAGGATCCAGCTCTGCATCACAACTGCCTTAAAGTCTCTATCAGTTTTTTCAAAGATTATTGCAAATCCATCTAAATCATGGCTATCTCCATTCTTTACCTATCTATTCTCTATGTTATagcctgaattttttttttcaaaaacagttCAGTTATTATTCATCTATCTAATTAAGAGTCTGATTCCCTATTATTCCATCACAAGATGAGGCCTAGCCTCTGTTTGTCATAAAAAGGCTCTGCATTTCAGATTTCAACCAGTTTACagctatttctttttaattccctaTACTCCAGCCTTACCAAATTTCTAGCTTTTTATTGACCACTCCATAACTGTCTGAAATGCCCCCATGTGGAGCTTTTTTGCTTATCCTTAAGACTTGGTTTCACATAGGAGCTACTCTAAAACTTTTCCATATGAGAAATACTCTCCTTGAGAATGGTGGAACAGGTAGATTAGAAGTAACCACATATTCTGAGagcaattttttttcaatttctgcttttccagatatttcttcttaattctcaGAGGTTGTACATGTCTtaggcatgcacacacactaaTTCTTCATCCCACCCCCAACTTCTACTAGCCTCCTTTCCTTCCACTCCCTTCATAATGCTAATGCTAGCCTCACCATGTATTTCTGTTTCTCAACAATAAGTGTTTGAttgtcttgtcatttttttttcttagtatacGTTTGATGTTAAAATTTGTTGCCACCTCTCCCATTACCTTTTATAATATTTGCTTCAGTAATGAAAGACTTAGCTCATACTGTCTAATTGGTGGACCTTTTAACAGTTTCTGTCTCTCAAGAGACAATATAATATAGTGAAGGATGTGGACCCTGGAATCAGGTCTCTTGTTTGTAGCATAGCCTTACcaagaccttgggcaagttacagaGTATCtcggttttcttatctgtaaaatgtgaataagaaTAGTATTTATCTCATAGTGTTGTTTTaaagagttaaatgagataatttaagGAAAGTGCTAACTAAGTTCAGTGTTTAACTTTGAAACCACCAAATCGTATGTTAAAACTCCttaaataaattaaacttcaGAACATATCCATCATGCAGCAATCACcacatattttcatttgattcaGTGTGTGTTAAAGTAGTTTTATAGAGACTTTACAAGTGCTTGTCCAAGAACTTCTGCCAGATTGCATAATAATCACTCAAGGGACCTGATTCCTGGGTTCTAACTCCAAAGATTCTGGATTAGAAGACAGGATAAAGCAAACAACctgaatgttttttgttttttttaaaaactcctctgTAACACATGGAtcagtcttaaaaataaaattgctataatGTCCAGCAAGGGAAACTAATTACCAAATCCATTAATCAGTGTTGTGCTTACCTTACTATATCAAACatgattaatttttgttttaaacatcaGATGCTTTTAGTTATATGTGATGGCATATTAAATTCTTCACTGATAGATCCTCATACTTTAGAACAAGAAGTATCAATAAAAACATGCGTAGAAATTCATATATATTCTAATGCATCCATGGGCTTTGATATGAATCAAGATGtcaaaatggaaaacaagtaGTGAATCTTAATAAAAGATATACAGTAATATCTGGTTCATTAATCTTTAATTTCCTCCCTCTTTAAGAAAGTCTGGTTATAAAATATGcaattcagaatttttatattgttataaatattttagaattacaACCACCTTAACATTCATTTTTTAGTTAACAATTGTAACAattgtaatgagaaaaaaatcatgtttaaatatttagtaCATAAACTGTTTAGATTAACTTGTAAAATAGGATAGATTTACTGCTAAAAATGATAAAGACTCATTCTGACACATATATACTTACTCACATTTGCACATGTTCTTTGAATTATCTCATAGGCTGTTAGGGATTTTGGACCAAGAACTTGGATTTTCTATAGTTCATAAGGATATCCTGAGTCACGTGTGCTTAATGGCATTTAAGTAGACCCTGACTCCTTCTTTAAAATCTAGTTTTTGTTCCAGGACAACTGTAGATTAGCACATATTCAGTGAAACAGTCTTAAAGTTTCTTTTTGTAGATTACTCTTTAAATATGCATTATTTTACAGTCTTTTGCTTTTCCAAAGTAATATCTATTGCTTATCTGGACTAGAGCAATTTGGTGTATCATTCCTGGTTGTATAAAATTCTTTGTTGACATGTAATTCTGATTTTGAAAAACAgcccttctgtttctttttcttcattctcccAGGTCTCTTCGGTACATCattatttaatatgttaataatCATAGGCACTATTCTATATTCAGTAATACTCCATAACAAGATACTATTTTACTTTGTTAAACCAGAAGAGAGAAACTTTGTGCTTGCCTGTTACCttaaagagtagaaataaatacCTTGAACTGTGAAGAAATATGGAgctgttaatttttatttgacCTCCAGGAGAATACTGGTGCCAGAgaccttgtttttaaaaaagaaaaaaaagagagcttCTTAGCCATTTGGACCATGTTTTAAGAATTAACAAGTAATGTTCATAACTTTTCAGGTAATGATCCTCATAACAGGTGCACACAAGGCATTTGCTCTCTACAAAGCAATAGAAGAAGGAGTCAACCACATGTGGACTGTTTCAGCTTTCCAGCAGCATCCTCgaactatttttgtgtgtgatgaagATGCTACTTTAGAATTAAGAGTTAAAACTGTGAAATACTTTAAAGGTGAGCACTGAAATTTCAAAAGCAGACTGTGAGAATGTTCTATTGTAGATgacaattttaaaacttaatataACTGTGGAGTTATGCTGCCCTGTGGCCTATTGAAAACTGGCATGTGCTGAGACAGTTGCCAGTTCTTTCAAGGGAATAGAAATGTCTCATCTCAGATAATAGTAGTTTTCAGAGtagtttcctgttttttttcttgaagagaATCTCTTCAATCCATATTTTCAGTGAACAAGATTTTTCTTGAAAtccaaaatttaataaaatattttactttcatattGAATATACAAGATTAAATAACCCAAAACGAAATGAATATGtcttatgattttcttttcattgtttaccTGTCTCACCCCCATCTCCAAGCTATGTTTAGAACCTAATCAGAGGATAAGATGGGTCActcactatctcatttaatcttaacaatttcaaacaaattattcc includes:
- the GNPDA2 gene encoding glucosamine-6-phosphate isomerase 2, with amino-acid sequence MRLVILDNYDLASEWAAKYICNRIIQFKPGQDRYFTLGLPTGSTPLGCYKKLIEYHKNGDLSFKYVKTFNMDEYVGLPRNHPESYHSYMWNNFFKHIDIDPNNAHILDGNAADLQAECDAFEKKIKEAGGIDLFVGGIGPDGHIAFNEPGSSLVSRTRLKTLAMDTILANAKYFDGDLSKVPTMALTVGVGTVMDAREVMILITGAHKAFALYKAIEEGVNHMWTVSAFQQHPRTIFVCDEDATLELRVKTVKYFKGLMHVHNKLVDPLYSMKEGK